ATAAACAGGAATTTGACCAACCGAGTAAGGGAAGCTCATAGATAAACGAGCGGACGGATTATAATCTCCGAACAGCACATCAGCTAATGAATTTCCGGATTCTGTTCCCAGAAACCAGGCTTGCAGTAGAGCATCGCTGGCCTCAAGAACAGGCTTTAGTTCCAGTGGTCGGCCGCTAAATACAATGGTAACAATCTTTTTGCCGGTATCTTTCAGACGCCAGATCAGCTTCTCCTGATTGGTCGACAAGCGCAGATTGGTTTTGCTTCCGCCTTCCCCGGTATCCTGCTGATTCTCACCGACAGCAGCGAGAATTACATCGCAATCTTTTAGGCGCTGAAAGGCTTCTTCGATTTCATCCTCCACATCAAAAACACCCTCTAGCATGCTTCCCAGCTCACCAGTCATGGCCGTAATAATATCCGCGGCAGATGTTTTTTGAGAAATGCCGTTGTAGAGTGATACGGCCGGGTCTTTTTCCGTTCCAGACCAGCCGCCCAGCACATGAATAGAGGTAGCGAAGGGACCAGCCAATCCAATCTTCATACCGTGTTTAAGGGGCAGAGCGTTATTGTCATTTTTCAGCAGCACCACTGAGCTTGCACCCAGCTCTCTCGCAGCTTGTAAATTCTCCGCGCTCGGCGTGGGCGCCTCATCTACTAGTGGATCTGCATCCTTGAATGGATTGTCAAACAAGCCGAGAGCGTCCTTGAGTTCTAGCACCCGGATAACGGCTTCATCAATCAAGGAGATATCAAGCTTGCCTTCCTCGACGAGAGCAGCGCCGTGGTTTAGATAATGGGTGGACATCATTTCAATATCTAGTCCGGCAGCCAGACTTTTCTCAGCTGCTTCACGACCATCTTCGGCAGCGCCATGAGGGATTAGTTCATTTACGGAATTGAAATCGGCGATGGTAACGCCATCGAAGCCCCATTCCTCACGCAGAATCCCGCGGAGAAGTTTGGAATTACCGCTTGCAGGTATACGATCAATCGTATTGAATGCGGCCATCACCATGGCTACACCAGCATCTACAGCAGCTTTATAGGCTGGTAGATAGAACTCACGTAATACGCCGAGGGACATATCCACCGTATTGTATTCTCGACCGCCTTCGGGAGCGCCATAACCGGCGAAGTGCTTCACACAGGCAGCGATACGACCTTTTTCTTTTAGGTCTTTGCCCTGATAGCCCCGTACCATGCTCTCAGTTACACGAGCATTCAGATAAGGGTCCTCACCGGATGTCTCCATCACTCGTCCCCAGCGCGGATCGCGTACAAGATCCGTCATAGGCGAGAAAGTGAGGTGAATACCGGCAGCTGCGCTCTCCTTGGCTGCAATTTCAGCGAACCTTTCACAGGCCTCCATGTCAAAGCTACAACCTATCGCAAGCGGGATCGGTAGGATCGTTCTGTAACCATGAATCACATCCGCCATGAAGAGTAAGGGGATTTTCTGACGGCTGGCTTGCAAATGCCGGGTCTGTAGATCAATCACATTCCTGGCTCCAATGCCGTTCAGAACGCTTCCGATGTTCTGCATTACCTGCGGCTTAATGTTCAGTTCCTTGAATGGACCGGTTAAATCTACGGTATCATCCAAACCCCAATAGTGAGGGCCTAGCTGGGTTAATTGGGCCAGTTTTTCTTCTAGAGTCATATCGTTCACAAGATCTTGGATAAACAGTTTAGTCATGGTTAACACCTTCCTCGTGAGCGCATTGAAAGTTATTGTGACAAATAGATGTGCTATACCAATAAGAAAGCGCTTGCTATTTGAGTTCGCCGCAGTGCACACGCAGATAAATATAATTGGATGAGACATGCAATAGATAAGAACGGGGAGTTCATTGTCAGACATCATATATAAGACTGACATGTCTATGAAAGAACAGATAGAAACGTTTCCATTAACGATACATATCGATCTTAGTCCGAAGACCATAAAAAGTCAATTATCTTCGCGAAATCGGCCGATTCATTATATTTAGGTTGTAAAATGTGATTTTTATTACTAGAAAAACAAAAATAAAATGAATTGACAGCGCATACATCTAGGGAGTATGATTTTCGTACAGGGAGTTTCAAAGAAATTATGGAAACGTTTCTATATCATCCGATACGCTTTATCATAAAGGATGAGCAATCAGTTTCAAGCTGGTTGCGGGACAAGAAAGGAAGCTAAGTTATGCATGTGATGAAATGCATCTTTCAAATTGGAGGTGGGCTCATTGGCAAGAATTAAGCTTGCGGGTGGAAATATTGTCCGGGAAGTCATTAAGAACAAAGTGCTTTTTCTAATGTTGCTGCCTGTAATCCTATACTTCATTATTTTTCACTATGCGGTAATGCCTGGCGCTTACGTCGCATTCGTAGATTACAAGCTCAATAAGGGTATTTTCGGAAGTAACTTTATCGGTCTGAAAAACTTCGAATTTCTGGTTCAGAATGGCGATCTGTGGAATATTACCAAGAATACACTGCTCTACAACATCGTCTTCCTAGCTCTGGGTAACATTATTCAAATTGTGTTTGCCATTATGCTTTCGGAGATCTCGGGCAAGTGGTTCAAGAAAGTGTCTCAATCCGTTATTCTCCTACCTTACTTTATCTCTATGGTTATCGTCGGTGTTTTTGCCTACAATATATTCAATTTCAATTCCGGGTTCATCAATACGATGCTAACCGGAATGGGGCTAGACCGTTACGAGTTTTATTCTGATCCAGGCATATGGAAATATATCATTGTAGCCTTCAAGATCTGGGCCGCTACCGGATATGGAATGATTGTCTATCTGGCAACGATCACAGGGATTAATCATGATCTGTACGAGGCTGCTTATATGGACGGAGCCACTACCTGGCAGCGGATCCGTTATATGACCTTACCGATTCTGAAGCCAACCTTTATTCTGCTTTTACTGTTTGGTATGGGTGGAATTCTCAAGGGCTCCTTTGACCTTTTCTATAATCTGATCGGTACGAACTCGGTGCTGTATCCGCAGACGGATATTATCGATACCTATGTCTTCCGTTCACTGGTGGGACAATTCAACTTCTCTATGGGCGCCGCTGTGGGCTTCTACCAATCCATGTTTGGCCTGATTCTGGTGCTAGTAGTTAACTTTATTGTACGCAAGGTCGAGCCAGACAGCGCATTGTTCTAAAACCAGACACGAAACAGGGGTGATGAATATGGAAACTCAAAAAATCAAACAGGATTCGGGAAGTATTATCATAAAAGTGATTAGCTATATCTGCATTAGTATCTTTGCACTGTTCTGTGTATTTCCCTTCGCACTAATGATCTCCTCATCGTTCATGAACGAGCAGGAAATTGTCCGTGAAGGCTACAAGCTGCTGCCTAAGGAATTTTCATTTAAGGCTTACGAATTGTTATTTAACAACTCTACGCAATTGGTAAATGCTTATAAGATCACTATTTTTATAACCGTAGTGGGTACGGTCCTTGGACTGTTCATGATGTCGATGGCTGGCTTCGTGCTTAACCGCAAGGATTTCAAGTATCGCAACTTCTTTTCCTTTCTAATTTACTTTACGACACTCTTCAGCGGTGGCTTGATTCCAACGTATATCCTGATGGTCAAGCACTTGCATATGAAAGATAACTTATTTGCCATGATTCTACCGGCTGTAGTTGGCGCTTGGTCGATCTTCCTGATGCGTAATTTCATGAAGGCGATTCCGGATTCCTTATATGAATCTGCTACCATTGACGGTGCTGGCGACTTCCATATCTATTGGCGGATATTTATTCCGCTGGCGGTTCCTTCCTTAGCTACCATCGGGCTTTTCTCGGCGATAGGCTTTTGGAATGAGTGGTACAACGGGATGTTATATATGGACTCCCCGACGAAATATCCACTCCAATACTTTTTGCAGCGAATGGTCAATCAGACGAATCTCGGTACACTAATCAATTCGGGGGCAGTTATCAATACGGCTGATCTTCCAACGCAATCCATCAAGATGGCTACAGCTGTGCTGGCCACCGGGCCAATTATTCTCCTCTATCCATTTGTACAGCGTTATTTCGTAACAGGCCTCACTGTTGGGGCTGTAAAGGGTTAATGGACGTCTCCTTTTCGAAGGCGCGTTTATTATAAATGCAATTCATAAATAGAAAAGAAAAGGGAGGCTTACCTAATGAAAGGTAAAAAAATTGCGTCTTCTTTAATTGCTGTACTCATGCTTACTGGGGCATTGACAGCCTGTTCATCGAAGAACAACGAGGCAAGTAATGATCCGGCAGCTACGAAGGCACCAGAAGCTTCAACGAATGCAGGAGGAGTAGATACTTCTAAAGAAGCTAAGTTGGTTTACTACCTGTGGGGCA
This genomic stretch from Paenibacillus sp. FSL H7-0737 harbors:
- the bglX gene encoding beta-glucosidase BglX; its protein translation is MTKLFIQDLVNDMTLEEKLAQLTQLGPHYWGLDDTVDLTGPFKELNIKPQVMQNIGSVLNGIGARNVIDLQTRHLQASRQKIPLLFMADVIHGYRTILPIPLAIGCSFDMEACERFAEIAAKESAAAGIHLTFSPMTDLVRDPRWGRVMETSGEDPYLNARVTESMVRGYQGKDLKEKGRIAACVKHFAGYGAPEGGREYNTVDMSLGVLREFYLPAYKAAVDAGVAMVMAAFNTIDRIPASGNSKLLRGILREEWGFDGVTIADFNSVNELIPHGAAEDGREAAEKSLAAGLDIEMMSTHYLNHGAALVEEGKLDISLIDEAVIRVLELKDALGLFDNPFKDADPLVDEAPTPSAENLQAARELGASSVVLLKNDNNALPLKHGMKIGLAGPFATSIHVLGGWSGTEKDPAVSLYNGISQKTSAADIITAMTGELGSMLEGVFDVEDEIEEAFQRLKDCDVILAAVGENQQDTGEGGSKTNLRLSTNQEKLIWRLKDTGKKIVTIVFSGRPLELKPVLEASDALLQAWFLGTESGNSLADVLFGDYNPSARLSMSFPYSVGQIPVYYNAYQTGRPYDPLYPNVRYVTRYLDCPNDPLFCFGYGLSYSSFDYSNFNVDAKGRIVASIEVENTSDITGKETVQLYIHDVSASVVRPVKELKAFRQITLAAHEKQVVSFEITREMLMFYGKDDQMVFEPGEFDIMIGRSSGDHFTQRIWIG
- a CDS encoding ABC transporter permease, with the translated sequence MARIKLAGGNIVREVIKNKVLFLMLLPVILYFIIFHYAVMPGAYVAFVDYKLNKGIFGSNFIGLKNFEFLVQNGDLWNITKNTLLYNIVFLALGNIIQIVFAIMLSEISGKWFKKVSQSVILLPYFISMVIVGVFAYNIFNFNSGFINTMLTGMGLDRYEFYSDPGIWKYIIVAFKIWAATGYGMIVYLATITGINHDLYEAAYMDGATTWQRIRYMTLPILKPTFILLLLFGMGGILKGSFDLFYNLIGTNSVLYPQTDIIDTYVFRSLVGQFNFSMGAAVGFYQSMFGLILVLVVNFIVRKVEPDSALF
- a CDS encoding carbohydrate ABC transporter permease — its product is METQKIKQDSGSIIIKVISYICISIFALFCVFPFALMISSSFMNEQEIVREGYKLLPKEFSFKAYELLFNNSTQLVNAYKITIFITVVGTVLGLFMMSMAGFVLNRKDFKYRNFFSFLIYFTTLFSGGLIPTYILMVKHLHMKDNLFAMILPAVVGAWSIFLMRNFMKAIPDSLYESATIDGAGDFHIYWRIFIPLAVPSLATIGLFSAIGFWNEWYNGMLYMDSPTKYPLQYFLQRMVNQTNLGTLINSGAVINTADLPTQSIKMATAVLATGPIILLYPFVQRYFVTGLTVGAVKG